The Sinorhizobium alkalisoli genomic interval GCTTTGCGACAATTCATGCGCTTCGCGACGAGGCCCGCGGCCGTGCGACCGCACTATCGGCAGCGGTCACCCGACCAAAGAGGAGATGACGGCGCGTGCGGCGACAGCGCCGCGCGTCTTATCAGATCCGCAATGGTAGCGGTAGCACTCTGAATTGCTGCATGCAGGAAATGCCTCCAGGAAACTTCTGCCAGGAAGTTTCATGACAAGCGGCCTCGTTACTTCCCCGGATGGGGTCGCTCTTGCAAGCCGGACGGTCTCCCCTGCCCGTCCGGCTTTTCTTTGCCGGGTTCGCAGCTCCGCCCTCAATATCCGGCGTACGAGCGTGAGCCGAGCAGGCGGAAGAAGCGCCAGTTGAGCAACAGGGCGGCAGTCCCGAGCCCCAGCACGAAACCGAACCAGACGCCGACGCCGCCGAAGGCGAGCGGGAAGGCGACGGCCCAGGCACAAAGAAAACCGACCGGCCAATAGGCAATCATCGCCAGGACCATCGGCACCGTCGTATCCTTGAGTCCGCGCAGCAGCCCGGCAGCGATCGCCTGGAGCCCATCCATCAGCTGGAAGGCGCCGGCGATCACGATCAGCGGACCGGCGAAGGCAAGCACCTTGGCAGCGTCGGGCCGGCTCGTGTCCAGGTAGAGTGCGGCCAACTCGCGCGGAAACAGTGCAAAAACGGCGCTGCTGACGGCGGCAAACCCGCAACCGAGCGCGAGCGTGGCAATGGCCGCACGTCTGACGCCCAGCATGTCGCCGCTGCCATAGGCATGCCCCACGCGGATTGTGCCGGCCTGCGCCAGGCCCAAGGGGATCATGAAGGCGATCGAGGCGAACTGCAGCGCGATGCCATGGGCCGCCAGCTCGATCGTGCCGATCATTCCCATGAGCAAGGATGCCACGGTGAAAAGGCTCACTTCCGCGAGGATCGTCAGCGAAATCGGCAGGCCGAGACGGACGACCTCGAAGAAGACCGGCCAGTCTGCCCGCCAGAAACGGACGAACAGTTGATAGCCGTGAAGTTCCGCGCGACTGTTGATATAGCCGATCGTCAGGGCGACGCCGAAAATCGCCACACAGACGGCCGCTATCGCCGCGCCGGACAGTCCGAATGCGGGGAAACCGAAGTGGCCGAAGATCAGCACGTAGCAAAGGCCGGCGTTGAGCACCAGGGTGGCGAGCGTCACGTAGAGGATCACCCCTGCCCGCTCGAGCCCGCCGAGAAACGCCCGAAACACCAGGAAGAGCAGGTTCGGAAACATTGCCCATTGCGCGACGCGCAGATATTTTCCGGCGAGTTCCGCAACGTCCGGCGCCTGGCCGGCGAAGAGCAGGATAGGCTCGGCCAACCAGAGGATAGGTGCCGTCAGCACGCTGTAGAGCAGCACCACCCACATGCCCATGCGAACGGCTCGGCGGACGGATATCTTGTCGCCGCTGCCCCGAGCCTGGGCGACCATCGGCACCACGGCATGCGCGAAGCCGCTGCCGAAGATGAAGACGGTAAAGAAGGCCTGCGTGGCAAGAATGACCGCGGCGAGTTGCGTTGCGCCCAGCTGGCCGACCATCAGCACATCCGTGGCATTGATCCCAAGCTGCGCCAGCTGCGCGCCGATGAAGGGCACGCCGAGAGAGATGCTGGCACGAAAATGCGTGCTCCACGAATTGTCGGCCGGCGGCCGTACCCAATCTTTGGTCGCGGTCAGCATGGAACTCCTCGCTCGATAACGGCGACGGTCTTGAGACCTGTTGAAGGAGAGCGATGGTTACAGCACCACCGGTACGGGCGCCAGCAGCAAGCAACGCCCTGTCTAAACTTTCATCGATCCATCAAGGAAATTGATCGAATCGCCCGCAAGCCTAAGCCTCTGTTGGACTCGACGCGGCACGCTCGAATGTGACGCCGCGGGCGCGACGCACACGCAGGTGGAAGATCGCGAGAGCTGCAGCGACCAGACAGGTCGAAATCGCATAGGGTGCACCGGAGAATCGGTATGTGGCCGCCGGCCCTGCGAAATGCGCAAAGATCTGCGTGAACAGCAGCGGTCCGAGGATGGTCGTTGCGCTCGATATGCTGGTGAGCGCACCCTGCAATTCGCCCTGGGCCGAGGATGGCACATGGGCCGACGCGATGCTGCGCAATGGCGGCTCAGCGAGGCTCTCGAGCGCCGTTGCGACGATCACGACATAGACCATCCATCCTTGCCACGCGGCTGCGTAGCCCGCCATTCCGAGTGCCGTGAACGCAAGGCCGAGCGTCGCCGTTCGTCTTTCGCCCAGTTTCGACACGACCCGCGGCAGGACGACGGCCATCACGAAGGCGCCGCCGACGCCGAAAACGCCAAGCGACAGGCCGATCTGCCCCTCGCTCCAGCCATAGCGATGGGACGAAACGAAGGACCAGACGGCCGGGTAGACGGCATGGGCAAGCCACAGAAGGAAGAAGACGAGGCACACCCATCCGATCCCGCGATATTGACGCATCTGCCTCAGGGCGCCGAGCGGGTTCGCGCGGCGCCACTCGAAGCGGCGACGATTGGCGGCATCGAGCGTCTCGGGAAGAAGGAAGCAGGCAACGGCGAAGTTGAGAAGGGACAGGCCAGCCGCACCGAAAAACGGCACTCGCGGTCCGAGCTCGCCGAGAAGTCCGCCAATGACCGGCCCGAGCGCGAAGCCCGTGCCGAAGGCGATGCCGATCAAGCCGAAATTCCGCGCGCGGTTACTGTCGTCGCTGACGTCGGCGATGAAGGCCGAAGCGGTCCCGAAGCTCGCCCCGCTCACCCCGGCCAGAACGCGGCC includes:
- a CDS encoding TCR/Tet family MFS transporter; translated protein: MLDKRFSHRGLLLVFFILLLDIMGIAIIVPVLPSYLRELTGAEIGEAAIDGGWLLLVYSAMQFLFAPLIGNLSDRFGRRPVLLASVFTFAMDNLICALATSYWMLFIGRVLAGVSGASFGTASAFIADVSDDSNRARNFGLIGIAFGTGFALGPVIGGLLGELGPRVPFFGAAGLSLLNFAVACFLLPETLDAANRRRFEWRRANPLGALRQMRQYRGIGWVCLVFFLLWLAHAVYPAVWSFVSSHRYGWSEGQIGLSLGVFGVGGAFVMAVVLPRVVSKLGERRTATLGLAFTALGMAGYAAAWQGWMVYVVIVATALESLAEPPLRSIASAHVPSSAQGELQGALTSISSATTILGPLLFTQIFAHFAGPAATYRFSGAPYAISTCLVAAALAIFHLRVRRARGVTFERAASSPTEA
- a CDS encoding MATE family efflux transporter, with amino-acid sequence MLTATKDWVRPPADNSWSTHFRASISLGVPFIGAQLAQLGINATDVLMVGQLGATQLAAVILATQAFFTVFIFGSGFAHAVVPMVAQARGSGDKISVRRAVRMGMWVVLLYSVLTAPILWLAEPILLFAGQAPDVAELAGKYLRVAQWAMFPNLLFLVFRAFLGGLERAGVILYVTLATLVLNAGLCYVLIFGHFGFPAFGLSGAAIAAVCVAIFGVALTIGYINSRAELHGYQLFVRFWRADWPVFFEVVRLGLPISLTILAEVSLFTVASLLMGMIGTIELAAHGIALQFASIAFMIPLGLAQAGTIRVGHAYGSGDMLGVRRAAIATLALGCGFAAVSSAVFALFPRELAALYLDTSRPDAAKVLAFAGPLIVIAGAFQLMDGLQAIAAGLLRGLKDTTVPMVLAMIAYWPVGFLCAWAVAFPLAFGGVGVWFGFVLGLGTAALLLNWRFFRLLGSRSYAGY